Proteins from a genomic interval of Aerosakkonema funiforme FACHB-1375:
- a CDS encoding SpoIIE family protein phosphatase, with translation MSRGDGSKLKLMVVDDEPDNLDLLYRTFRRDFQVYKAESGPSALEVLEKEGEMAVIISDQRMPQMNGTEFLGRTVERFPDTIRILLTGYTDVEDLVEAINSGQVFKYITKPWNPAELKAVVQQASETYRVLKRRTNELRRALQRETLLNAVTSAIRESLDYAGMLQRIVETIGQTFGASSCVLRPIDGDRLVADVFSYKATPDNSISISEDLLRSVMENRQTHIAQNDENSNSSLQLVVPLICQQDLLAILYLHQYGTREPWSAEDIRLIESLSEQAALAVSQAKLYQRTQEQAEQMRAELEVARQIQHNLLRQSWPEVEGVRVQACCFPAREVGGDFFEVFVHPKGDIWLAVGDVSGKGVPAALFMASAISVMRRELSQENPPEPNVLMQNLNIGLSDDLMSNNRFITMVLARYTPSTGQLVYANAGHIYPLVWSYQDVAKKADGIEPNFLKARGIPLGILPTWKGAAGNAIVKSGEALLLASDGITEATVTEDIVMPGSVGSSGQNPVMLKQEGLWQLLKEEPGPLDLSHLLARIRGKNQVQEDDQTILSLEVL, from the coding sequence ATGAGTCGGGGAGATGGCAGCAAACTCAAACTCATGGTGGTGGATGACGAGCCTGACAACCTCGATTTGCTGTATCGTACTTTTCGGCGCGACTTTCAAGTCTACAAGGCCGAGAGTGGGCCGAGCGCACTAGAAGTACTGGAAAAAGAAGGCGAAATGGCCGTGATTATATCCGACCAGAGAATGCCCCAAATGAATGGGACAGAATTTCTGGGGCGGACTGTGGAACGCTTTCCAGATACAATTCGCATCCTCTTGACTGGCTACACGGATGTAGAAGATCTTGTAGAAGCGATCAATTCAGGTCAGGTTTTCAAATACATCACCAAACCGTGGAATCCGGCAGAACTTAAAGCAGTAGTTCAACAAGCTTCCGAGACCTATCGCGTCCTCAAGCGGAGAACGAACGAACTGCGTCGCGCATTACAGCGAGAAACTCTGTTAAATGCCGTCACCAGCGCTATCAGGGAATCCCTAGATTATGCGGGTATGCTGCAAAGGATTGTCGAAACGATCGGACAAACTTTTGGAGCCAGCAGTTGCGTTTTACGTCCCATAGATGGCGATCGCTTGGTAGCAGATGTTTTCTCTTACAAAGCCACTCCCGATAATAGCATCAGCATTTCCGAAGACTTGCTGCGATCGGTGATGGAAAACCGCCAGACACACATAGCTCAAAACGATGAAAATAGCAACTCCTCCTTACAGCTGGTTGTCCCCCTGATCTGCCAGCAAGACTTGCTCGCCATACTTTACCTCCACCAGTACGGCACCCGCGAACCGTGGTCAGCCGAAGACATTCGATTAATTGAAAGCCTTTCCGAGCAAGCAGCCTTGGCTGTTTCCCAAGCCAAACTGTACCAGCGTACCCAGGAGCAAGCCGAGCAGATGCGGGCAGAGCTAGAGGTAGCTCGTCAAATTCAGCACAATCTGCTGCGCCAAAGCTGGCCGGAAGTGGAAGGAGTAAGAGTGCAAGCCTGCTGTTTCCCAGCACGAGAAGTGGGAGGAGATTTTTTTGAAGTCTTTGTCCATCCCAAAGGAGATATCTGGCTAGCAGTGGGAGATGTCTCTGGTAAAGGTGTCCCGGCTGCTTTATTTATGGCTAGCGCTATATCGGTAATGCGACGAGAACTTTCTCAGGAAAATCCACCAGAACCAAATGTTTTAATGCAGAATCTCAATATCGGTCTGTCAGACGATCTCATGAGTAACAACCGTTTCATAACGATGGTTCTGGCTCGTTATACTCCCTCGACCGGCCAGTTGGTCTACGCCAATGCCGGCCACATCTATCCCTTGGTCTGGTCTTATCAAGACGTAGCTAAAAAAGCAGACGGAATTGAACCGAATTTCCTCAAAGCTCGGGGCATTCCGTTAGGTATCTTACCCACCTGGAAAGGTGCCGCCGGGAATGCGATCGTCAAGTCTGGAGAAGCACTTTTGTTGGCCAGCGACGGTATTACCGAAGCAACGGTTACCGAAGATATCGTCATGCCTGGGAGTGTTGGTAGTAGCGGACAGAACCCGGTTATGCTGAAACAAGAAGGTTTGTGGCAGCTACTTAAAGAGGAGCCGGGTCCTTTAGACTTGAGCCATCTATTAGCTCGCATCAGGGGAAAAAACCAAGTTCAGGAAGACGACCAAACAATACTCTCTCTGGAGGTTCTGTAG
- a CDS encoding ATP-binding protein — MRTELHIPSDLKFLTIVENWLLGSLEAELGDSVIDWPRLSNRLRLALVEAYSNVVRHAHRDQPNLPILIRLELKERDLALEIWDHGKGYDLSTYLPPSPEDKQESGYGWLIMNRLMDRVEYRLQVNGRNCLKLEASLPRAAEN, encoded by the coding sequence ATGAGAACGGAGCTGCATATTCCCAGCGACTTGAAGTTTTTAACAATAGTGGAAAATTGGCTGCTGGGCAGTTTGGAAGCGGAGTTAGGCGATTCTGTAATTGATTGGCCGCGTCTGTCGAATCGTCTGCGTCTGGCCTTGGTGGAAGCTTACTCGAACGTAGTGCGCCACGCTCATAGAGATCAACCAAATTTACCTATCCTGATTCGCTTGGAACTAAAAGAGCGGGATTTAGCTTTGGAAATTTGGGATCACGGTAAAGGATACGATTTATCCACGTATTTGCCACCCAGTCCGGAGGATAAGCAGGAAAGCGGCTATGGCTGGCTGATTATGAATCGGTTGATGGATAGAGTAGAATACCGCTTGCAAGTCAACGGTCGTAATTGTCTTAAGTTGGAAGCGAGTTTGCCCAGGGCAGCTGAAAACTGA